The Shumkonia mesophila genome includes a window with the following:
- a CDS encoding isocitrate lyase/PEP mutase family protein: protein MKKTTQLKALLRDRKLLVAPGAYDVLSAKIIAQSGFGAVYMTGYGTSASVLGKPDVGLLTMTEMVARAAAIADAVDVPVLADGDTGYGNPLNVMRTVREYEKAGVCAIQLEDQLFPKRCGHMQGRRVIPMEEMVQKIKAAADTRLDSDFVIIARTDARTSLGLDEALRRGKAYEEAGADVIFIESPEGVEEMRRITATFPDTPTLANMLEGGRTPNLTTDELEAMGFGIAIFCTGPLYAAAKAVSDYMVELKTQKTTQKLLPELIAFEDFNALIGLPEYNSTEKHYSS from the coding sequence ATGAAGAAAACGACTCAACTGAAAGCACTCCTCCGTGACCGCAAGCTGCTGGTGGCTCCGGGAGCCTATGACGTTCTCAGTGCGAAGATCATCGCCCAGTCCGGATTCGGGGCGGTCTACATGACCGGCTACGGCACCTCGGCCAGCGTTCTGGGCAAGCCCGACGTCGGCCTGCTCACCATGACCGAGATGGTCGCCCGGGCCGCGGCGATCGCCGACGCGGTCGACGTGCCGGTCCTGGCCGACGGCGACACCGGCTACGGCAATCCGTTGAACGTGATGCGCACGGTGCGCGAATACGAAAAGGCGGGCGTCTGCGCGATCCAGCTCGAAGACCAGCTATTCCCCAAGAGATGCGGGCATATGCAGGGCCGTCGGGTCATTCCGATGGAAGAGATGGTGCAGAAGATCAAGGCGGCGGCGGATACCCGGCTGGACAGCGATTTCGTCATCATCGCCCGGACCGACGCGCGCACCAGCCTTGGCCTCGACGAGGCCCTGCGGCGCGGCAAGGCGTACGAGGAAGCCGGCGCCGACGTGATCTTCATCGAATCCCCCGAAGGGGTCGAGGAGATGCGCAGGATCACGGCAACGTTCCCCGATACCCCCACGCTGGCCAACATGCTGGAAGGGGGCCGCACGCCCAACCTGACCACCGACGAACTCGAAGCCATGGGATTCGGGATCGCCATCTTCTGCACCGGACCGCTGTATGCGGCCGCGAAGGCGGTTTCCGACTACATGGTCGAACTGAAGACCCAGAAGACTACCCAGAAGCTGCTTCCGGAACTGATCGCGTTCGAGGATTTCAACGCGCTGATTGGGCTTCCGGAATATAACTCGACCGAAAAACACTACAGTTCCTAA
- a CDS encoding TRAP transporter substrate-binding protein: MNKGNVFRILSAVCASFLALFFASEQAHATKLKLGHTGSLDHHYQKGSDMFKKRVEELSKGKIQIVIFPSDQLGKQRELVEGAQLGTVDMVLTSDVLLSSFEPTMGALGLPFLFRDLDHLGKVMDGPIGDELSKNLEKKGLKVLGYWENGFRHITNSKRPIVKPDDLKGLKIRTPEGAVFVDTFNAYGASATPMSFGELYSSLQLKVVDGQENPVAHVLTQKFYEVQSFLSLSSHIHSVEPLLISTMIFKGLPADEQKVLQQAGKEVAPWIRAEVARIEAEQLKFLEGKIAVNKADAAAFEAASKPVYDKYGPKFGDLIQRIKAVR, encoded by the coding sequence ATGAATAAGGGAAACGTATTCCGTATTCTGTCTGCCGTATGCGCCTCTTTTCTGGCACTTTTTTTTGCCTCTGAACAGGCTCATGCCACAAAGTTAAAGCTTGGACACACGGGGTCTCTGGATCACCACTACCAGAAGGGCTCCGACATGTTCAAGAAGCGGGTCGAGGAACTGTCGAAGGGCAAGATCCAAATCGTCATCTTCCCCTCCGACCAGCTCGGCAAGCAACGCGAACTCGTCGAGGGAGCGCAACTCGGCACGGTGGACATGGTGCTCACCTCCGACGTTCTCCTGTCCAGTTTCGAGCCGACGATGGGGGCGCTCGGACTCCCGTTCCTTTTCCGCGACCTTGACCACCTGGGCAAGGTGATGGACGGCCCCATCGGCGACGAGTTGTCCAAGAACCTGGAGAAGAAAGGCCTGAAGGTTCTCGGCTATTGGGAAAACGGCTTCCGCCACATCACCAACTCCAAGCGTCCGATCGTCAAGCCGGACGACCTGAAAGGTCTGAAGATCCGGACTCCCGAGGGCGCGGTGTTCGTCGACACGTTCAATGCCTATGGGGCGAGCGCGACCCCCATGTCGTTCGGCGAGCTGTACTCGTCGCTTCAGCTTAAGGTGGTCGACGGCCAGGAAAACCCCGTCGCCCATGTCCTGACCCAGAAGTTCTACGAGGTTCAAAGCTTCCTCTCGCTCAGTTCGCACATTCATTCGGTCGAGCCCCTGCTCATCAGCACCATGATCTTCAAGGGACTGCCGGCGGACGAGCAGAAGGTCCTGCAACAGGCGGGCAAGGAGGTGGCCCCCTGGATCCGCGCCGAAGTGGCACGAATCGAGGCCGAGCAACTGAAGTTCCTGGAAGGGAAGATCGCCGTCAACAAGGCCGACGCCGCGGCATTCGAGGCGGCATCGAAGCCCGTCTACGACAAGTACGGGCCGAAGTTCGGCGATCTCATCCAGCGCATCAAAGCCGTGCGGTAA
- a CDS encoding TRAP transporter small permease yields the protein MRLLAGFNARMNRLLEYGVIGIFGVMTTVIFLQVIFRYALEQSLSWSEELARYLFIWLTFLGASVAIREGTHIRVTLAVDAIKHRATNLSLSLTANLLGIAFLYILMTKGVTVAMRVLALEQISPTMEFLPIGVIYLAIPIGCFFMILNLLEQSYRQCTDLVSGR from the coding sequence ATGAGGCTTCTTGCAGGCTTCAACGCGCGGATGAACCGGCTTCTGGAATATGGCGTCATCGGCATTTTCGGGGTCATGACGACGGTCATCTTTCTTCAGGTCATCTTCCGCTACGCCCTGGAGCAGTCGCTCTCGTGGTCCGAGGAACTGGCCCGCTATCTGTTCATCTGGTTGACGTTCCTGGGCGCGAGCGTGGCCATCCGCGAAGGAACGCACATCCGCGTCACGCTGGCGGTCGACGCCATCAAACACAGGGCGACCAACCTTTCCCTGAGCCTGACCGCCAATCTTCTTGGCATCGCGTTCCTCTATATCCTCATGACGAAGGGCGTAACCGTGGCGATGCGGGTGCTGGCACTCGAGCAGATCTCGCCGACCATGGAATTCCTGCCGATCGGGGTGATCTATCTGGCGATCCCGATCGGCTGCTTCTTCATGATCCTGAACCTTCTGGAACAGTCATACCGTCAATGCACGGATCTGGTCAGCGGACGCTAG